The Pogoniulus pusillus isolate bPogPus1 chromosome 28, bPogPus1.pri, whole genome shotgun sequence genome has a segment encoding these proteins:
- the EVX1 gene encoding homeobox even-skipped homolog protein 1 translates to METRKEMVMFLEGTQLGALVGKRVPNLSEAVGSPAPEPQEKMIHRNCLSPRPGSLSSRERGGGGGGGEDEEEVEVLPGTGTVSESRSAAAALLSAGQQPPTSEPPSSKGQQSSSDTESDFYEEIEVSCTPDCATGSTEYQHSKGPCSEGLSGNTSAGGDHAKGSGGSGGSQGSLACSASDQMRRYRTAFTREQIARLEKEFYRENYVSRPRRCELAAALNLPETTIKVWFQNRRMKDKRQRLAMTWPHPADPAFYTYMMSHAAATGNLPYPFPSHLPLPYYSHMGIGATSASATTPFSTPLRPLDTFRVLSHPYPRPELLCAFRHPSLYPAPTHGLSSAGSNPCSCLACHSGQSNGLAQRPSGSDFTCSATTRTDSFLTFTPSVLSKTTSVSMDQREEVPLTR, encoded by the exons ATGGAAACCAGGAAGGAGATGGTGATGTTTCTGGAAGGGACGCAACTTGGCGCTCTAGTTGGCAAGAGGGTGCCTAATTTGTCCGAAGCAGTGGGGAGCCCCGCTCCAGAGCCACAGGAGAAGATGATCCATCGGAACTGCCTCAGCCCCAGACCTGGCTCCTTATCGTCccgggagagaggaggaggaggtggaggaggagaagacgaagaggaggtggaggtgctgccagggacagggacGGTGTCGGAGAGTCGCTCGGCGGCGGCAGCACTGCTTTCGGCCGGACAGCAGCCCCCCACCTCGGAGCCCCCTTCCagcaaagggcagcagagcagctcggACACCGAGTCGGATTTCTATGAGGAAATCGAGGTGAGCTGCACCCCGGACTGCGCGACGGGGAGCACCGAGTACCAGCACAGCAAAG GGCCGTGCTCCGAGGGTCTGTCGGGCAACACCAGCGCCGGGGGGGATCACGCTAAGGGCAGCGGAGGCAGCGGCGGCTCCCAGGGCTCGCTGGCCTGCAGCGCCAGCGATCAGATGCGCCGCTACCGCACGGCCTTCACCCGCGAGCAGATCGCCCGGCTGGAGAAGGAGTTTTACCGGGAGAACTACGTGTCCAGGCCCCGGAGATGTGAACTGGCGGCTGCTCTAAATCTGCCAGAAACCACCATCAAG GTTTGGTTCCAGAACCGCAGGATGAAGGACAAGCGGCAGCGCCTGGCCATGACCTGGCCTCACCCGGCAGACCCGGCGTTCTACACCTACATGATGAGCCACGCGGCGGCCACCGGCAACCTGCCCTACCCGTTCCCATCCCACCTGCCCTTGCCCTACTACTCCCACATGGGCATTGGTGCCACGTCGgcctctgccaccacccccttCAGTACCCCCCTGAGGCCACTGGACACCTTCAGGGTCCTCTCCCACCCCTACCCGAGACCAGAATTGCTGTGCGCCTTCAGACATCCTTCTCTCTACCCTGCCCCGACTCATGGACTCAGCAGCGCCGGGAGTaacccctgctcctgcctggcttgCCACAGTGGCCAGTCCAACGGGTTGGCTCAGAGACCATCTGGATCAGACTTTACCTGTTCGGCCACGACCAGGACTGACTCTTTTCTCACTTTCACGCCCTCTGTGCTGAGCAAAACCACCTCAGTTTCCATGGACCAGCGAGAAGAAGTACCTTTAACAAGATAA